The Solenopsis invicta isolate M01_SB chromosome 12, UNIL_Sinv_3.0, whole genome shotgun sequence DNA window cgactagagcttattggtcgttacgttaatcataaactgtaagtatgtagaaagatagcgacttcttagtttgaaaaatttccccatggacagaatcaaattccatggtgTACATACAATCCGTATGTACAGTAATTAAAAGGAAAGCAATAAGAACAAAATTCTTGCAAATCGAATTCTCTCGAAGATTTTTATATTGAGATTATTAggtaagtatttttaattttatactatcataaaatataatcagcataaaataatataacctTACTTTTAAGATATAGATTAAATTTACTATCTGTAATCAAatcttcattaattataaattcaatatgCATTACagttaatagtttatttataataaatgttattttaagagATAAACTGTACaaaagtacaattaaaaagagCAGACCATCGACTGGGAGTCGAGTCAagacagaaaattaaatatacatttgtatattatacGCTTGCGCTGAAGTTACCCCTTCTTAGATTAGAGAAAAAATGGCGGACCAATCAAAACGCTCTAAAATCGGATCTTTGTTGGCCAGACTCTTATGAGAGGGTCTCTACAATACACTAGAAGAgggcgcactcagtgcgcaccagtgcgcactagtgcatccaatcgaattcgctattaatgacagctagggatatcgttacatgtcgttgcgcagcttttctaccaagtataatatctgcgcaacaaCGCTTTAACGATACCGAATTTCGCTAAGGtgttacagaatcccgctacaGTATGCCTATTCTCTTACTCCGTAACGACAATATCaccagctagggatatcgttatgTGGACTTATTGACATGTTAACGAAAAGTGGTATTCTGTAACTTAGCGTAAcgataaatgtcgataaaagTGTCAATAAAATACCGAATTTTGTCGTTAAGATATCGAGGGGTATCAGACCCCTCGATAAGCAATAGCGACAACATAACTAGACGTAGGGGCCAATAAGCAACGTTCTAAGTGGAGTTGCGAGTACCACAGAATTGTGTAGTATACAATTAAGGCTGCGGTCCACTTAGCGCTTCAAACGCTACAGAGCATTCGTAGCATTAATATGGCTGGTCCATTTGACGCTTTGGAACGCTCCCAATAGCTCTTATTACGTCATCAATACGTCATCGTTTTCGCTCTCGATTCGCTCTAACTGCCTCACCTCGGGAGATGGGTTAGCTGGAGCGTTTTAATATTTGGCGGGAAATTACGACTTAAGCCGCATTTCGATTCGCGCTCAAACCGCTGTTGGCTTAATCAATAGTTTGTTTGGGGCCGTATTTGTGTTCATACGTGTTTAAACATGATATatcaattgacaataaaaaggaattattatcattaactttctttgtttctgctacgcaagaaaaaataaattaaaattatgactttacCTGAAATGACTCTTGAATTCCATAGCAGTGAGAGATGGGATAATACGTTCTACATAACCTTCAATTTTAGGCGTTCTTTGTTTTCTTCGATTCATAACTCATTaagcaaaattctatttcttctttcttatcatcatatatataagatattatatcgttgaatgtattataaacatttactaaaattggaactgattccattattaaataTGGATAAACCGCGGCTAGTTGATTCGAGTGCTACAACTGCTACAAACTGGTCCTTGTGCTTGTGTagtgattgtaatattggtAACACTAGTGGACCGATCATAGCGTAGCGTTTAGAGCGTAGCATTCAGAGCGTTCAGAAGTACTAAATGGACCGCAGCCTAAAGTGCAGTAGTAATCATTAATGCCCGTTTCCTCCAATGTGGTTCAACTCAAAGTTCATGTAAACTTCGTTCAATTTTGAACGCAGTTTAATCTTTGGTCAACTCATTTTGCTTTCCTCCAACTTTACCTTTGTTCCGATCAACTGAACGTACACTTCGTGCGTGTTAactcaaattaaatttgtattaagtaATGTGATTGGTGCACAGCTAATGAGTGTGACAGAAAGAGGGAAAGGTTGGGAAATTGGCATGAGTAACGAATCCCGGAAAAAATCTGGACGGCAATAAAttttgagataattaaataaaaacattaaaaaatatttaaataatctttattattgtgaaataaatcggagataaatttaagaatatgtataacaaataaaaaataaaaatttgaataactaCTTAGATGTAATCGAATaaacttaacccttaaacacgtaagtgggtctgagagaccttatatgaagttttgaacgcttgctatgtgaagatggcatgagataggaggttcggaccaagacgtaaaaaaagtttgaaatctcctctttcaattgatatagttgatcaacttttttggtcaactagaatacgaacggcacagcagcaaagttttgttaggagTCAATGCGACcaatatagtgtgtaagtgaaacttcttttgtgagtattttacataaaaaaactggacaaaatacgttcgaacaggtcgatttgcagatgttactcgcatatactctgtctaaagttggaatactataaaatgttgtagaaaaaagagtttttccgaaatatatcgtgaaacacattaattttcaattttagacacaatttaatcaaaaattcctcatattcgccttgttacataagtacattttttaatagaaatgacaataataaaagttttttttttgaaagtatgaatctttagctttaaaacgccgtattgtaaagttctttaaagtttttttgttgtaaagatatgatttttttttttaagtggatttttagatgcccaaaaatacctcacattcttcatgttacataattatacttttaaaaaaaaatgactttgccaaattttattttgaaagtgtgactttttagctttaaaacgccgtatttgaaagtccttaaacgtttgttgttgcaaagatatgattttttgaaggaaaagtggatttttgaccaatttctcatttttgcttaatggttttgcttttacaacttcacaataaattatttttcgccaatgccgattatgcagtcacactcctgagattttaaacttttgttttaaaaaaaaatcgtaaaaaaatattgattgtaatcaaaattatagcttctcaaaattgaaaaagtctcccagacccaaaaatgtgtttccgtattttacaggatcgatgtgtttaagagttaaagaTAACCTTAAAAGTCAGGCGGTATGTTTCATCAAACAAtccttaaaaaattctttttttaaaattcatgcagttttgtttataaaaatatggagcaaaataaaaaaggaaaaaccaAGAATTTTACAGAATCGGAGAAAATGCTTCTCATTGAATTAGTGCGTGAAAGATGTATTTCCATAATTCAAACTTCAGTTTTTACTCGTTCCACGACAGAGAtgtaatcaaaaaataaattttattaattttttataaataaaactttattttattgctggtacagtaaatattttatagtttgttcAGTAATTGCGTATTTCTTCtagcaattttttctttattttaattagcttataataaactgtaatacagaaaagtaattattaatatattcctaatattttgtaaataaattatatacattttttttacctttgaaAATAGTCGTTAATAAGTCTTCTTCTCTCGATTGCATTATCATTATTTCTGTTATCTCCATTTTCAGTGGGATTTATATTGCCATAATTAAGTATTTCATCCCAAGGTGCTGGAAGATTTAAATTAGGATCTTCTGGTGGATCTTCATCTCGATTTTGCCGAGcaatattatgtaaaactgcAGTAGCATTATTATAGCCATTACTTTGTCCAATCGCACACGTaacccacacaacacatggacgtccaatacatgtccacaaaagtctTTGTAATGTCTtagtatctcgtacgtccataggacgttccaaagacgtccgaaggacatcctggtttatcatagctgcagtatgacgtttgtaggatatccgcaggacatatttgggatgattcgtaatatttaacatattatgtatacatacataataaatatgcattcgaaaattgcgttgttctttatattaaataagacattttgaagatgttctaaagacgtcctttaaatgtctagcagatattgatggtacgttccgaaaaggtccgctatatacatatatgtcaacgaagttgagtatttttattattatcatcattatcattattattataacacaagaattttataaattataaaattataaagataatttttcgtgttaaaaaatatttaacaaaagatatatttaaccatatataaacataaactacaaattttgataatataagaagctttaatatacagtatatagctttttaataaaatatattattcgttaatatttaatatttcattatatataatatttaaattatgtaatatttaatacatatgtataatactataacgattaatttaatatgctatttaatggctattttatttgtgaggaaaatcctactcaaaatataaataaataataacgtatattatatcaagtaaaatttttctcggaaaaaacgttttggaacgtaaacttaaaatataaagaaagtagttatacatctagcagcaaggtatatatatttgatttacagaatcatatctgtttacatgattctgtgaatcaaatacatgtatacattaaaattcgatttaattataatttatgaaatcctgtaatttcggattgaaataaatttaacaagtgagtgctggcaccaccgctaggcggccacgccgcgagagatcttctcgtgagtcgaatgcggccacgggcgttatatctaggcgccaccgcggccgactccaCAGCTTATAACTTCAGTAAGACTTTTAGGAGATgctgtaacctcgagacgaatactcgctctcagtcttttcaaatgtgacgtgtgtgtggaacgctgttccacataaatttttataatttttacatgtaaataataatttgtattgttatttaatcttgtacaaaaattaaatagtagtagtaggtactttattccttgcggagtacattgcggacttccgctccgcttacatagtttcaacctttttattcattgcttcttttacaacacacgagagagagagagaaaaatcactcatccatccacacctccacactcattctttggactttccgccgctttcttccaccctttcctctcttccttctacactctcattcatacccagccaccctcctccctgcCGTATCTCCTCCAATTTTCTCATCCaaacttctccctcccccctctcacctaaaaccactcctaccatctcctgccatcccttctccgtcccccaatccgtgcattcctcccatatatgctcccacgtttcctctccccatccacatatcctacactttcttttctctttctcttcccagtatctacctcctctcataccatctcctaacctaaacctcgcaatccttttccatctttcctctttccaatccctcttcaagtattccggcactccctttcccttcactctgctgtaccatctgttgaacttcgagctcctaattttttcccacctttcctcttcctgccgcctcctctctcttgccaacacctcttccccccttaaccctccctcttctctcaacttttctatctccttgatgttccagctcttttcttcatagaaacttcttctttcttcctcccatttacccatcacctttccctccttcgctctacctcttatctcctcccaatacaaccttgccaactccccccctcctccttctcccagtttctcttcataactccatgccctcattcctgcccttccccttaatttttccctctgcatctcctcccttaccatgtaccccggtgtgtaccttcccacccctattacccatttcaagaacctgtcctgtatcctctctaccttttccctttctttccacccccaaatttctgcccca harbors:
- the LOC120359052 gene encoding uncharacterized protein LOC120359052; this encodes MINQDVLRTSLERPMDVRDTKTLQRLLWTCIGRPCVVWVTCAIGQSNGYNNATAVLHNIARQNRDEDPPEDPNLNLPAPWDEILNYGNINPTENGDNRNNDNAIERRRLINDYFQSLL